Within the Flavobacterium sp. N502536 genome, the region CTATCGAATCCAGATTTATTCCTGCCGTTGCCTGATGCCCGTTGCACTGTAAATCCAGATAACGTCCTAACCAGCCTTCGTTGTTATATTTATTAGAATCTGTAGCCGTTTGCCAAATTTCCTGGCTTCTAAAATGCGACCGGATGGGTTCGGGATATCCAACATTCTGAATTACGGTAAGATCGCCATTTTGCTGCATTTGAGCAAAATCTTTCAAAGCCGGATGAAACGCCATTCCTTTATTTTTTCCGACAACCGCATCTTTGTTCAACGCTATTTTAGTGCGTAAATCATAATACAGCGGATTGTCGTACGGAACAAAGGTATTCAAACCGTCATTTCCTCCATTTAACTGAACAAACACCACACATTGCTCGCCAACTATCAAATTAGGCTGCGAACCAAATGCATGTAAAAAATCAGGAAGCACCAGCAATCCGCCGGTAAGTGTTCCTGTAAGCGTTAGAAAATTTCTTCTGTTCATAATTACAGCTTTCTAAATTAATTGATATTCGGGCAGTTTGCTGATGTAATTAAAGAGTCGGATTACAGCAAAATTGGCATGTTCCTCCTTTGGATCAAAATCGTATTTAAGTAAATTCTCCATGTCTTTCTGCACCGAATCATTTACTTTAAATAATAACCTGTTGGACAGATCAGTGATGATCGTTTTGTTATTTCCGTTCGTATCAAAGTCAATTTTTACTTCCACTTTTTCAAATTCTGATTTTGGTTTTTCAGCTTCGGCAGTCATCGTATTCAAAACTTTTCGGGTAATACTTCTCCCGCTGCAAAGCAAATCGGCTGTATTGTTGCGCTGCAGGTAAATTTGAGAAGTGAGCCAGGAGTTGCCGCCGTCCCAACCTTTTACATTAACCTGGTTGTACAAATCCATTCCTTGCTGCTTCAGAAAGAACAAAATCATCCCATCGTCAAGATCATCGATATGCAATTCATCCAGTAGCTGCAAAATATAAACTAACGGATCTTTGATTTTCGTTCCTGAATTTTCTTTTTTATATTCTTCGGTAAAAATCTTAGTCAATAAAGGCTGAATTTCAAACTTCACCTTTCTAAAGTAATCCCCATAATAGGTCACCAAATTTTCGGGTGGATTGTCGTAAACAAACCATTCAAGGATTTTTCGGGTAATCAGATAGGGAATGTTTTTCTGTTCAAAAATAATATCGACCAGATCATCTGCTTTCCAGTTTCCGGTTTTACCAAAATAGATTTTATCGGTATCATCTTCGGCAAACTTCCTGTAGGCAGCTCTGTTGTCTCCATAATTCAGCCCTGCCAAAGCTCTTGCTCCGTTTTTAATATCACTTTCGGTGTAGTTTCCAATTCCGATGGTGAACAGTTCCAATAATTCGCGACTAAGGTTTTCGTTGTATTTCCCTTTTTTGTTGTCGACATTATCAAGGTACTTCACCATAGCATTCGACTTTAGGATTTGCTTGGTGAGTTCTTTAAAGTTTCCAAAAGCATGTTCCCGAAGAATCATATTGTGCTGGTAAATCCAGTAGTTGACTTTTACTTTCTGTGTGGTGGATACAAAATGATTGTGCCAGAAGCAAACCATGTTTTCACGTAACGGAAATTCGTCATTACGCATTTTGCCAATCCACCATTTTTTTAGTTCTACTGCCGAATAGATTTCTTTCTTGAGGACTTTCTTTTTTTCTTCTGAATCTGCAGTTTTAATCGATTCTCGAAGTTCTTTGAGTTCTAATAGTGTCTTGGGATCATCCTCTAAAAAAGCGGGGAGTTGTGTGTCAAATTTGGATTCATAGGAATGTTTTAGAAATTTTTCTAATCCCAATTTTTCAATTGCATCGGATTCTTTTCCGGAAAAACCCAATCGTAACGACCAAAGATTGCTTTTTTTCATAATTCAGAAATTATTACAATAAGACTTGACTTTCTATTAAAGGTTTAATGGAAGGTTCTGAGGTGTTTAGAATACTAAGTCCCTAAGACACTAAGGTGCTAAGGTGCTAAGGCTTTAAATCTTTGGTAATAATTTAAACGGGGAATTTTGGGGGATATTGTCGTCTTTAAAATTATGATTTTCTTTAATCTATTCCAGAATTTTACAATTTACACCGAGCCTATCAGCTTCAACTAAAAATTCTTGCGCAATAATTTGGTCTTCTATCTCAAGAATAATGCTATGATCATCCAACAGCATATCTACATTTCTTTTGCAAACTACCAAAGACATCCCTAACTTTTCATTCTGCAATTTACTGAGAGCTACTTTTTGAAGTCCTTCCCTCCAACTTTCTAAAATCACCTTTACCATAATTCCTAATTGAAGATTAAAAGCTCATCTACAAACTCCTTTTTTTCATCAACATATAAAATGTATCTACAATTACTAAATTCCTGTTCTTGCTGATAAAGACCTAATCGAATTTCGATACATGGAGTCGGAATGAAATCATGATCTAATAAAATCGAAATAGATTTTGGAGAAATCGTATTAAACTTAACATTCTCATATTCTTCGGCATCTATATTTTGAAAATATTTCAGAGCAAGCTTATACAACTCCTCTTTATCTTCAAGTGTTTTTTCTAATAAACT harbors:
- a CDS encoding DUF1800 domain-containing protein; the encoded protein is MKKSNLWSLRLGFSGKESDAIEKLGLEKFLKHSYESKFDTQLPAFLEDDPKTLLELKELRESIKTADSEEKKKVLKKEIYSAVELKKWWIGKMRNDEFPLRENMVCFWHNHFVSTTQKVKVNYWIYQHNMILREHAFGNFKELTKQILKSNAMVKYLDNVDNKKGKYNENLSRELLELFTIGIGNYTESDIKNGARALAGLNYGDNRAAYRKFAEDDTDKIYFGKTGNWKADDLVDIIFEQKNIPYLITRKILEWFVYDNPPENLVTYYGDYFRKVKFEIQPLLTKIFTEEYKKENSGTKIKDPLVYILQLLDELHIDDLDDGMILFFLKQQGMDLYNQVNVKGWDGGNSWLTSQIYLQRNNTADLLCSGRSITRKVLNTMTAEAEKPKSEFEKVEVKIDFDTNGNNKTIITDLSNRLLFKVNDSVQKDMENLLKYDFDPKEEHANFAVIRLFNYISKLPEYQLI